The following are from one region of the Corylus avellana chromosome ca1, CavTom2PMs-1.0 genome:
- the LOC132168088 gene encoding GDSL esterase/lipase At4g16230-like — MTAEIVPGILTVSILVGICFAKNIPASFVFGDSLVDVGNNNYIVSLSKANFLPNGIDFGMPTGRYTNGRTIVDIIGQELGLKDFTPPYLAPSTAGLVLLQGVNYASGGSGILNATGKFFGGPINLGAQMDNFANTRQDIISNIGAPAALKLSGTSLFSVTIGSNDFINNYLIPVLSVPEQKLISPEMFVDTMISRYRLQLTGLYNLGARKIVVVNVGPIGCIPYERDSNPSAGDNCVNLPNQLAQQFNTQLKSLVTELSTDLQGSQFAYADVYHIVQDILQNFISYGFENANSACCYVSGRHGGLIPCVPQSKVCGDRSKYVFWDPYHPSDASNVIIARRLLDGDSNDITPINIRQLAGL; from the exons ATGACTGCTGAGATTGTGCCTGGAATATTGACTGTCTCAATCCTTGTGGGGATCTGCTTTGCAAAGAATATTCCTGctagttttgtttttggagatTCCTTGGTTGATGTAGGAAACAATAACTACATTGTTTCACTCTCCAAGGCTAATTTTCTTCCCAATGGGATCGATTTTGGAATGCCTACAGGACGATACACAAATGGAAGAACAATTGTCGACATCATAG GTCAGGAATTGGGTCTCAAAGACTTCACTCCTCCCTACTTGGCTCCATCTACAGCAGGGCTTGTACTTCTGCAGGGTGTCAATTACGCCTCTGGTGGAAGTGGAATTCTTAATGCCACTGGAAAGTTCTTT GGAGGCCCAATCAACCTGGGCGCACAGATGGATAATTTTGCAAACACAAGACAAGACATAATCTCGAACATTGGTGCTCCTGCGGCTCTAAAATTGTCTGGAACATCCTTGTTCTCAGTTACAATCGGCTCAAATGACTTCATCAATAACTACCTGATTCCTGTCCTCTCAGTTCCTGAACAGAAGTTAATTTCACCGGAAATGTTTGTTGACACCATGATTTCCAGATACAGACTACAACTAACG GGACTCTACAACTTGGGTGCTAGAAAGATTGTGGTGGTAAATGTAGGACCCATTGGGTGTATACCATATGAGAGGGATTCAAATCCATCTGCAGGAGACAATTGTGTTAATTTGCCGAATCAATTAGCTCAACAATTCAACACCCAGTTGAAAAGCCTTGTCACAGAGCTCAGCACTGATCTGCAGGGATCACAATTTGCCTATGCAGATGTTTATCACATTGTACAAGATATCCTCCAAAACTTCATATCATATG GTTTTGAGAATGCAAATTCTGCTTGCTGCTATGTTTCTGGGCGGCATGGGGGATTGATCCCCTGTGTTCCTCAATCAAAAGTTTGTGGGGACAGATCAAAGTATGTGTTCTGGGATCCATACCATCCGTCTGATGCTTCAAATGTCATCATTGCCAGGCGTCTCTTGGATGGTGACTCCAATGACATCACACCAATCAACATCAGGCAACTTGCTGGATTGTGA